One genomic segment of Gossypium arboreum isolate Shixiya-1 chromosome 3, ASM2569848v2, whole genome shotgun sequence includes these proteins:
- the LOC108466102 gene encoding protein MODIFIER OF SNC1 1, producing MTSSTLSGERRWASARRSGMTVLGKVAVPKPINLPSQRLENHGLDPNVEIVPKGTLSWGSKSSSSSNAWGSSTLSPNTDGGGSSPSHLSARPSSGGSGTRPSTAGSDRAHEPANARGSDSRPSSSSGPVASSQTSLASLRPRSAETRPGSSQLSRFAEAVPEYSGAWGGSGTAEKLGMASSKNDGFSLTSGDFPTLGSEKDTSGKNAELQEHGSQGRPGSSSGVAPIKEKIGTSVVDISGNENQKSGAANFWRRDNPPYSEDGVRPSMEKWHTDPRGPHPYPNTAIPPQHYDAWHGPPINNHPGGVWYRGPPVGPPYGPPVPPGGFPLEPFPYYRPQIPGSAHANPRPVPPPGAGPRGPHPKNGDMYRGPMPDAFVRPGMPIRPAFYPGPVAYEGYYGPPMGYCNLNEREMPFMGMPAGPAYNRHPGQNAPDPGSSHARPSGFGPPGKALVAEHFESGHPNDNRGPYKVLLKQHDGWEGKDEEHGSEDNVTSVVEKGDLKRTSSWENDWKADQRKEEEVNMSTVVEETSTQISDHHAKVKSSEGVKKARAYGDISVKKMEHPEDPGAAKDSSLIQKIESLNAKSRASDGHYESVCRMEELKNKSQVVNAKAKHFANEVATGSRAVFHDRVLASGMTGPTSNEVGVSAGDKRLDLPAAGGADMNRRSTHSRHGRTDHRGRGRFNSEDVDGWRKKLPFMDSSNVKSAAHFENPSESNVQDYVSLEASDKSGSYPQARDEGELMPPVYDPSDSEAQRAMMRELAKQRAKQRQKEEEERARDQKAKALAKLEELNRRTQTAEGFTPKLEFVPDIAVQSKQEESRMLADEIPSSRSEITSSVSSPTVVADVGQSSTVELEKPTVLSNQQPSVSTKIAHKATTEIHNCSLPLQQRVNNADASLHNHPQASDGSTSKQKHMGYWKKDPNSLDKSSSEKYISTGTTELPNIRADAVVDAGPSAEAVANETDSMSESISTQYVVNESTMHQKKKNSRSGKNKHKVEEASSTAPLWSGISKETNHTSSVESLKSKSFESKLDPHSFQSLTESKDGNQSSEQDVAFPNEEAYGQLNNQWKSQHSRRMPRNPQAYKSAVHGDAVVWAPVRSHAKVEVTEEVSHKLAVENVASQTNNDDQVQNNPRNKRAEIERYIPKPVAKEMAQQIISQQPVTHSDDPNAADEIVGRADSGSYGIECSQHSETATRTVGNPTESRNDGRQGRGHGSWRQRASAEATSQGLQDRHYSTPSKNAQKSTEQKQPQKPDSSLVKEQPKYDEWNASDGWNMPENPDSTVPPVPVSRYQGMTGRGKRHPFKGQKGGGNNYNSDHKKTNNGEADKLNSRSSAPEMAQLDSPAASKENRGGGDRSASHWQPKSSPINQRGSRPDSDQNVGTEISRTNKKDSAPQAKVSHPSQPEKQTSKGVTLPPKDHYVSEKGVEEAHNVGLHESKRERNVTSHKERPHSPNQGPGLPVEAPPSNMDTRNEQRSVSGFRKNGNQTNRYGRGHESRGDWGSSGQEKQPNPPANRERQRHNSHYEYQPVGPQNNNNNSRANNPEGGREGSHGTGARYKERGQTHSRRGGGNFHGRLSGIGGYE from the exons ATGACATCAAGTACTCTATCTGGAGAACGGAG ATGGGCTTCTGCAAGGCGAAGTGGCATGACTGTTTTGGGAAAAGTTGCTGTTCCAAAACCTATAAACTTACCTAGTCAAAG GTTAGAAAATCATGGCCTGGATCCTAATGTGGAAATTGTTCCCAA GGGCACCCTTAGTTGGGGCAGTAAATCCTCGTCTTCATCAAATGCATGGGGCTCCTCGACATTGTCTCCAAATACTGATGGTGGTGGCAGTTCACCTAGCCATCTAAGTGCTCGCCCTTCATCTGGTGGCAGCGGCACACGACCTTCTACAGCAGGTAGTGACAGAGCACATGAACCTGCTAATGCACGTGGTTCTGATTCTAGACCATCGTCATCTTCTGGACCAGTGGCTTCAAGTCAGACATCACTTGCTTCTTTGCGTCCTCGAAGTGCTGAAACAAGACCTGGTAGCTCTCAGTTATCACGGTTTGCTGAAGCTGTACCGGAATATTCGGGGGCATGGGGTGGATCTGGGACAGCAGAAAAATTG GGAATGGCATCTTCCAAGAATGATGGGTTTTCTCTCACTTCTGGAGACTTCCCTACTCTTGGGTCTGAAAAGGATACCTCTGGAAAGAACGCAGAGTTGCaag AGCATGGTTCTCAAGGTCGCCCTGGTTCATCCTCTGGAGTCGCACCAATTAAAGAGAAAATTGGGACTTCTGTTG TTGATATCTCTGGGAACGAAAATCAAAAGAGTGGGGCTGCAAATTTTTGGAGAAGAGATAATCCTCCATATAGTGAAGATGGAGTCCGACCTAGCATGGAGAAGTGGCATACAGATCCCCGAGGACCCCATCCATACCCTAATACTGCTATTCCCCCCCAGCATTATGATGCTTGGCATGGTCCACCAATTAACAATCATCCAGGTGGTGTCTGGTATAGAGGACCTCCTGTAGGTCCTCCATATGGACCGCCAGTTCCTCCTGGGGGCTTCCCTTTGGAGCCATTTCCTTACTATCGACCTCAGATTCCTGGTAGTGCTCATGCAAATCCACGACCAGTTCCTCCTCCAGGAGCAGGGCCAAGGGGACCTCATCCAAAAAATGGAGATATGTATAGAGGCCCTATGCCTGATGCTTTTGTCCGCCCAGGTATGCCAATTAGACCTGCATTTTACCCTGGTCCAGTGGCCTATGAGGGCTACTATGGTCCTCCCATGGGCTATTGTAATTTAAATGAGCGAGAAATGCCATTTATGGGGATGCCTGCTGGTCCTGCTTATAACCGGCATCCAGGTCAAAATGCTCCAGATCCTGGTAGTTCCCATGCCCGGCCCAGTGGCTTTGGTCCTCCTGGAAAAGCATTGGTTGCAGAGCATTTTGAATCTGGCCATCCAAATGATAACCGAGGACCATACAAGGTTCTTCTTAAGCAGCATGATGGCTGGGAAGGAAAGGATGAAGAGCACGGGTCAGAGGATAATGTGACCAGTGTAGTAGAGAAGGGTGATCTAAAGAGAACATCGTCATGGGAAAATGACTGGAAAGCAGATCAGAGAAAGGAGGAAGAAGTGAATATGAGTACAGTTGTTGAAGAAACTTCCACTCAGATATCTGATCACCATGCCAAAGTAAAGTCATCTGAAGGTGTAAAAAAGGCTAGGGCATATGGCGACATTTCAGTGAAGAAAATGGAGCATCCAGAAGACCCTGGTGCTGCAAAAGATTCCAGCCTGATCCAGAAAATAGAGAGTTTAAATGCAAAGTCTCGGGCCTCTGATGGGCATTATGAGTCTGTTTGCAGAATGGAAGAGCTGAAAAATAAATCACAAGTAGTTAATGCAAAGGCGAAGCATTTTGCAAATGAAGTTGCTACTGGGTCTCGTGCTGTATTTCATGATAGAGTGCTTGCTTCTGGAATGACTGGACCTACCTCTAATGAAGTAGGTGTTTCAGCTGGAGATAAGAGACTGGATTTACCAGCTGCTGGTGGAGCTGACATGAACAG GAGATCTACCCATAGTAGGCATGGTAGGACTGATCATCGAGGCAGGGGAAGATTCAATTCTGAAGATGTTGATGGATGGAGAAAGAAACTTCCATTTATGGATTCTTCAAATGTAAAGTCTGCCGCACATTTTGAAAACCCTTCTGAATCAAATGTGCAAGACTACGTATCATTAGAAGCTTCAGACAAGTCTGGATCATATCCCCAAGCAAGAGATGAGGGTGAGTTGATGCCTCCGGTGTATGATCCAAGTGATAGCGAAGCGCAG CGTGCCATGATGAGGGAACTTGCTAAGCAGCGTGCCAAACAACGTCAAAAAGAGGAGGAAGAGCGGGCTAGAGACCAGAAGGCTAAGGCTCTGGCTAAACTGGAAGAGTTGAACAGGCGTACACAAACAGCTGAAGGTTTTACTCCGAAGTTGGAATTTGTCCCAGATATTGCTGTCCAGAGTAAGCAGGAAGAATCCAGAATGCTTGCTGATGAAATTCCCTCTAGCAGATCTGAAATAACATCCTCGGTTTCTAGCCCAACTGTAGTTGCAGATGTTGGTCAAAGCAGCACTGTGGAACTTGAAAAGCCAACTGTTTTGTCCAACCAACAACCTTCAGTGTCAACAAAGATTGCTCATAAGGCAACTACAGAAATTCATAACTGTTCTTTGCCCTTGCAGCAGAGAGTTAATAATGCTGATGCTTCTCTCCATAATCACCCACAAGCTAGCGATGGTAGCACTTCAAAGCAGAAGCATATGGGCTATTGGAAAAAGGATCCTAACTCATTGGATAAGAGTTCCAGTGAGAAGTATATTTCTACAGGTACAACTGAATTGCCAAATATCCGTGCAGATGCAGTAGTTGATGCAGGTCCATCTGCTGAGGCTGTTGCAAATGAAACTGACTCAATGTCCGAGTCAATTTCTACACAATATGTTGTGAATGAGTCCACAATGCaccagaaaaagaaaaatagcaGGAGTGGCAAGAACAAACACAAAGTGGAGGAGGCATCATCTACGGCTCCTTTATGGTCTGggatttcaaaagaaacaaatcaTACAAGTTCTGTTGAGAGTTTGAAGTCAAAGTCTTTTGAATCTAAGTTGGATCCTCACTCATTTCAGTCTCTGACTGAATCAAAGGATGGAAATCAGTCTTCAGAGCAGGATGTAGCTTTTCCTAATGAAGAAGCCTATGGTCAATTGAATAACCAGTGGAAATCTCAGCATTCTCGCAGGATGCCACGAAATCCACAGGCTTATAAATCTGCAGTCCATGGTGATGCTGTTGTCTGGGCACCTGTGCGGTCACATGCCAAAGTTGAGGTTACCGAAGAGGTTAGCCATAAGTTGGCTGTTGAGAATGTTGCTTCACAGACAAATAATGATGATCAAGTGCAGAACAATCCAAGAAATAAGAGGGCTGAGATAGAGAGATACATCCCAAAGCCTGTTGCAAAAGAAATGGCTCAGCAAATAATTTCTCAGCAACCAGTAACTCATTCAGATGATCCGAATGCAGCAGATGAGATCGTGGGAAGAGCAGATTCTGGGTCCTATGGTATTGAATGTTCTCAACATTCAGAAACAGCCACCAGGACAGTGGGGAACCCTACAGAGTCAAGGAATGATGGTAGGCAGGGAAGAGGACATGGATCTTGGCGGCAACGGGCCTCAGCTGAGGCAACTTCGCAAGGCTTGCAAGATAGACATTATTCCACTCCAAGTAAAAATGCTCAGAAGTCAACTGAGCAGAAGCAACCCCAGAAACCTGATTCCAGCCTAGTGAAAGAGCAGCCCAAGTATGATGAATGGAATGCTTCTGATGGTTGGAACATGCCTGAAAATCCTGATTCTACTGTACCACCTGTACCTGTTTCAAGATATCAGGGGATGACAGGCAGAGGAAAGCGACATCCATTCAAGGGACAGAAGGGTGGGGGAAACAACTATAATTCTGATCACAAGAAAACTAATAATGGGGAAGCTGATAAACTTAACTCACGATCTTCAGCCCCTGAGATGGCTCAATTAGATTCACCTGCTGCATCAAAAGAGAATCGTGGTGGTGGGGACCGATCGGCATCTCATTGGCAACCCAAATCTTCACCCATCAATCAAAGAGGAAGCAGGCCTGATAGTGATCAAAATGTTGGTACTGAAATTAGTAGGACTAACAAAAAGGATTCTGCTCCTCAGGCTAAGGTGTCGCATCCATCTCAACCAGAAAAACAAACCAGTAAAGGTGTGACTCTGCCTCCTAAAGATCATTATGTCTCCGAAAAAGGTGTTGAAGAGGCACATAATGTTGGGCTTCATGAATCCAAGAGGGAAAGGAATGTAACTTCACATAAAGAGCGCCCACACTCCCCAAACCAAGGTCCTGGTCTTCCAGTCGAGGCGCCTCCATCGAATATGGATACTAGAAATGAGCAGCGTTCAGTCTCAGGGTTCCGCAAAAATGGAAACCAAACTAACCGATATGGCAGAGGGCATGAATCTCGTGGTGATTGGGGCTCATCTGGTCAAGAAAAGCAGCCTAACCCACCAGCAAATCGTGAGAGGCAGAGGCACAATTCACATTACGAGTACCAGCCAGTTGGACcccaaaataataacaataatagtagAGCAAATAATCCTGAAGGAGGAAGAGAGGGATCTCATGGCACTGGTGCAAGGTACAAGGAGAGGGGTCAGACACACTCAAGGCGTGGTGGGGGTAACTTCCATGGACGTCTAAGTGGCATTGGTGGTTATGAGTAG